A genomic window from Aquitalea aquatilis includes:
- a CDS encoding murein hydrolase activator EnvC family protein: MKPILLFALLAGAAHAATPTASPPLSTAPQQQNLQSVRKEIDSLKKDLAQKQVVQQEAKSAIQESEQAIAKTSKVIATLENKQSNSAQQLAELRKQVQDTANKLATTRQHVAQMLARQYKNGDHDAMKLMLNADDPNQTSRDMVYYQHIAKAQQQMVAQLITHQHELEALTYQLEQELARLDALSNHKSREKSALLNNKTSKQAQLNKLSGEIQAGQSRLGKLQEDEKRLTNLIAQINQEIERRRKEAARKAAEERKARQAAAMAAKKENERRRKLAENARKQGKPVPEVAKKTVPVPQEKPVDDVADNSAAGKAFTSLQGRMKMPVSGVLAGRFGSARSEGTSWKGLFIKTAAGQAVHAVADGNVVYADALRGFGNAVIIDHGGNYLTVYTGLSSIGKSVGSSVKAGETLGNTGALDSGESGLYFEIRHMGRPLNPQTWVR, from the coding sequence ATGAAACCGATACTGCTGTTCGCCCTGCTGGCCGGCGCGGCCCACGCCGCGACACCCACTGCCTCTCCTCCCCTGTCTACCGCACCACAGCAGCAGAATCTGCAATCGGTGCGCAAGGAAATCGACAGCTTGAAAAAGGACCTCGCCCAGAAGCAGGTGGTACAGCAGGAAGCCAAATCGGCCATTCAGGAGTCGGAACAGGCCATCGCCAAGACCAGCAAGGTGATTGCCACGCTGGAAAACAAGCAAAGCAATTCGGCACAACAACTGGCCGAGCTGCGCAAGCAAGTACAAGACACCGCAAACAAGCTGGCTACCACTCGGCAGCATGTCGCGCAGATGCTGGCCAGGCAGTACAAGAATGGCGATCACGACGCCATGAAGCTGATGCTCAACGCCGACGACCCCAACCAGACCTCGCGCGACATGGTGTACTACCAGCACATTGCCAAAGCCCAGCAGCAGATGGTGGCGCAGCTGATTACCCACCAGCACGAACTGGAAGCGCTCACCTACCAACTGGAACAGGAGCTGGCCCGGCTGGACGCCCTGTCGAATCACAAGAGCCGGGAAAAAAGCGCCCTGCTCAACAACAAAACCAGCAAGCAGGCCCAATTGAACAAGCTGTCCGGAGAAATCCAGGCCGGGCAAAGCCGCTTGGGCAAGCTGCAAGAGGATGAAAAGCGGCTGACCAACCTGATTGCCCAGATCAATCAGGAAATCGAACGCCGCCGCAAGGAAGCCGCCCGCAAGGCGGCAGAAGAACGCAAGGCCAGACAGGCCGCGGCCATGGCGGCGAAGAAGGAAAACGAGCGCCGTCGCAAGCTGGCCGAAAACGCCCGCAAGCAAGGCAAGCCGGTGCCGGAAGTAGCCAAGAAAACCGTGCCGGTGCCACAGGAAAAACCCGTCGACGATGTGGCAGACAACAGCGCTGCCGGCAAGGCTTTCACCAGCCTGCAGGGCCGCATGAAAATGCCGGTATCAGGCGTACTGGCCGGCCGCTTTGGCAGCGCCCGTAGTGAAGGGACTTCGTGGAAGGGCCTGTTCATCAAAACGGCAGCGGGTCAGGCCGTGCATGCGGTCGCCGACGGCAACGTAGTGTATGCTGATGCGCTGCGCGGATTCGGCAACGCCGTGATCATTGACCATGGCGGCAATTACCTCACGGTGTATACCGGCCTGTCCTCCATCGGCAAGAGCGTGGGCAGTTCGGTCAAAGCAGGTGAAACACTCGGCAACACAGGCGCACTGGACAGCGGCGAATCCGGCCTGTACTTTGAAATCCGGCATATGGGACGACCTCTCAACCCGCAAACCTGGGTACGCTAA
- a CDS encoding ExbD/TolR family protein gives MNFRRGRQREEPEINFIPMIDLLLVILIFLMVTTTYSKFAELKINLPSAQAETSQPVATEITVAVAASGEMEVAGHKLAAGDKSALQVQLRDAAAGKKDPVIIINADAKATHQSVVSVMEAARAAGLTQLTFATQNSTP, from the coding sequence ATGAATTTTCGTCGCGGACGGCAACGCGAGGAGCCGGAAATCAACTTCATCCCGATGATTGATTTGCTGCTGGTGATCCTGATTTTCCTGATGGTCACCACCACCTATTCCAAATTCGCCGAGCTGAAGATCAATCTGCCCAGTGCCCAGGCCGAAACCAGCCAGCCTGTGGCTACCGAGATCACGGTAGCGGTGGCGGCTTCCGGTGAAATGGAGGTGGCAGGACACAAGCTGGCCGCCGGCGACAAATCTGCCTTGCAGGTGCAGTTGCGCGATGCAGCTGCCGGCAAGAAAGACCCGGTGATCATCATCAACGCCGATGCCAAGGCGACTCATCAGTCGGTAGTGAGTGTCATGGAGGCCGCACGGGCTGCTGGCCTGACCCAGCTGACTTTTGCCACGCAAAACAGCACACCGTGA
- the gpmI gene encoding 2,3-bisphosphoglycerate-independent phosphoglycerate mutase: MTAITPVLLLILDGFGHRLEGDDNAILHANTPTWNALKQAFPYGVIDASEGHVGLPKGQFGNSEVGHLNIGAGRIVQQDISRIDCDIEENRFDQNPVLQQAIQQAKTSALHVMGLLSDGGVHSHENHIFALIRAAQAAGVSKIYVHAFLDGRDTPPRSAETYLKRLDEVLADCPAARLVSVTGRYWAMDRDKRWERVEPAYRLLVEGEGLYHADSGLAALTAAYARDENDEFVAATSIGQPVKMQDGDVALFMNFRADRARQLTTALTDPAFSGFSARQPKLGLFATLTSYGEAYRNPVAYAPQKISNGLGEYLSAQGLQQLRIAETEKYPHVTYFFNGGEEQVYPGEERILVPSPKVATYDLQPEMNAAQVTDHIVEAIASGKYQAIICNYANGDMVGHTGKFDAAVKAVEALDGCIKRCVDAMRAAGGEVLITADHGNCEQMFDSVHHQPHTQHTLDKVPFLYIGRKAKIKEGGALRDISPSLLAMMGLPQPEEMTGRSLIDFQ, encoded by the coding sequence ATGACAGCTATCACACCGGTATTACTCCTCATCCTCGACGGCTTCGGACACCGACTGGAGGGCGACGACAACGCCATCCTGCATGCCAATACCCCCACCTGGAACGCACTGAAACAGGCTTTTCCCTACGGTGTCATCGATGCCTCCGAAGGCCATGTTGGCCTTCCCAAAGGGCAGTTTGGCAACTCGGAAGTCGGCCATCTCAACATCGGCGCTGGTCGGATTGTCCAACAAGACATCAGCCGCATCGATTGCGATATCGAAGAAAACCGTTTCGACCAGAACCCTGTCCTGCAACAAGCCATCCAGCAAGCAAAAACCTCTGCGCTGCACGTGATGGGCCTGTTGTCCGATGGCGGCGTCCACAGCCATGAAAATCACATTTTTGCCCTGATCCGTGCCGCTCAGGCCGCGGGCGTCAGCAAGATTTACGTGCATGCCTTCCTGGATGGCCGCGACACCCCGCCGCGCAGTGCAGAAACCTACCTCAAGCGTCTGGATGAGGTGCTGGCGGACTGCCCGGCAGCGCGTCTGGTATCGGTCACCGGCCGTTACTGGGCCATGGATCGCGACAAACGCTGGGAGCGGGTAGAGCCTGCCTATCGCCTGCTGGTGGAAGGCGAAGGTCTGTACCATGCCGATAGCGGTCTGGCTGCATTGACCGCAGCCTATGCTCGCGACGAGAACGACGAATTCGTCGCAGCCACCAGCATCGGCCAGCCAGTGAAGATGCAGGACGGCGATGTCGCCCTGTTCATGAATTTCCGCGCCGACCGCGCCCGCCAGCTCACCACCGCACTGACCGACCCGGCCTTCAGCGGCTTTAGCGCCCGCCAGCCCAAGTTGGGCCTGTTCGCCACCCTCACCTCGTATGGCGAGGCTTACCGCAATCCGGTGGCCTATGCTCCGCAAAAAATCAGCAATGGTCTGGGCGAATACCTGTCCGCACAGGGCCTGCAGCAGCTGCGCATTGCCGAAACAGAAAAATATCCGCACGTCACCTACTTCTTCAATGGTGGAGAAGAGCAGGTGTATCCGGGTGAAGAGCGCATCCTCGTGCCCTCGCCCAAGGTAGCCACCTACGACTTGCAGCCGGAAATGAACGCGGCCCAGGTGACCGACCACATCGTGGAAGCCATTGCCTCGGGCAAATATCAGGCCATCATCTGCAATTACGCCAATGGCGATATGGTGGGCCATACCGGCAAGTTCGATGCGGCAGTGAAGGCGGTAGAGGCACTGGATGGCTGCATCAAGCGCTGCGTGGATGCCATGCGCGCCGCCGGCGGCGAAGTGCTGATCACCGCCGATCACGGGAACTGCGAGCAGATGTTCGACTCTGTGCATCACCAGCCGCACACCCAGCACACGCTGGACAAGGTGCCCTTCCTTTACATCGGCCGCAAAGCCAAGATCAAGGAAGGTGGCGCACTGCGAGACATCTCGCCGTCGCTGCTGGCCATGATGGGCCTGCCCCAGCCGGAAGAAATGACCGGCCGTTCGCTGATCGACTTCCAGTAA
- a CDS encoding MotA/TolQ/ExbB proton channel family protein → MWSIIEAAGWPIWTIILASVISLAIIFERLFSLRASLIVPDGLLAQTVTEYRRVGASADLLQLLNKHSPLGKLFAAGLRNVSVSREVMKDAIEDEGRVVAHQLERFLNTLGTIAAMAPLLGLLGTVIGMIEIFGSQAPGGSSNPQQLAHGISIALYNTAFGLIVAIPSMMFYRHFRARVDGLLVEMESQAVKLVEVLHGDRQNGSKS, encoded by the coding sequence GTGTGGTCAATCATTGAAGCGGCCGGCTGGCCGATCTGGACCATCATTCTGGCCTCGGTCATTTCGCTGGCCATCATCTTCGAGCGGCTGTTCAGTTTGCGCGCATCGCTGATCGTGCCGGATGGCCTGCTGGCGCAGACTGTAACCGAATATCGCCGGGTTGGCGCCTCTGCAGACCTGCTGCAATTACTCAACAAGCACTCACCGCTGGGCAAGCTGTTTGCCGCCGGCCTGCGCAATGTCAGCGTTAGCCGCGAGGTAATGAAAGACGCCATCGAGGACGAAGGCCGCGTGGTGGCGCATCAACTGGAACGCTTTCTGAATACGCTGGGCACCATCGCGGCCATGGCCCCCTTGCTGGGTCTGCTGGGTACGGTGATCGGCATGATCGAGATTTTCGGGTCGCAGGCTCCGGGCGGTTCTTCCAATCCCCAGCAACTGGCACATGGTATTTCCATTGCGCTGTACAACACCGCCTTTGGTTTGATCGTGGCCATTCCCAGCATGATGTTCTATCGCCACTTCCGCGCCCGCGTGGATGGCTTGCTGGTCGAGATGGAGTCCCAGGCGGTGAAACTGGTGGAAGTGCTGCACGGCGACCGCCAGAACGGCAGCAAGTCATGA
- the adk gene encoding adenylate kinase, which yields MRLILLGAPGAGKGTQANYIREQFGIPQISTGDMLRAAVKAGTPLGLEAKSIMDAGGLVRDDIIIGLVKERIAEADCVNGFLFDGFPRTIPQAEAMIAAGVDIDYVVEIDVPDAAIVERMAGRRVHLASGRTYHITFNPPKVAGKDDETGEDLIQRDDDHEETVKKRLAVYHEQTEVLVGFYGERAASGDAKAPKYVKIDGTQPVDVVRGNVLKALGA from the coding sequence ATGCGATTGATTCTGTTGGGCGCTCCGGGCGCTGGCAAGGGCACTCAGGCCAACTATATTCGTGAACAGTTCGGCATTCCGCAGATTTCCACTGGCGACATGCTGCGTGCGGCCGTCAAGGCTGGCACCCCGCTGGGCCTGGAAGCCAAATCCATCATGGATGCCGGCGGTCTGGTGCGCGACGACATCATCATCGGTCTGGTCAAGGAACGTATCGCCGAAGCCGATTGTGTCAACGGTTTTCTGTTCGACGGTTTCCCGCGTACCATTCCGCAAGCCGAAGCCATGATTGCTGCCGGCGTGGATATCGACTACGTGGTTGAGATTGATGTGCCGGATGCGGCCATCGTTGAGCGCATGGCTGGCCGTCGTGTACATCTGGCCTCCGGTCGTACCTACCACATCACCTTCAATCCGCCGAAAGTGGCCGGCAAGGATGACGAGACCGGTGAAGACTTGATCCAGCGTGATGACGACCACGAAGAAACCGTGAAAAAGCGTCTGGCGGTGTATCACGAGCAAACCGAAGTGCTGGTGGGCTTCTATGGCGAGCGCGCTGCCAGCGGCGATGCCAAGGCTCCCAAGTACGTCAAGATCGATGGCACCCAGCCGGTAGATGTCGTGCGTGGCAATGTATTGAAGGCGCTGGGCGCCTGA
- a CDS encoding DUF4442 domain-containing protein: MLKPSPRLIKTIINLWPPFLGAGIKVCHIAADWKQVDVRLRLGLTNRNYVGVHFGGSLYSMTDPFFMLMLIQSLGPDYVVWDKAGSIEYHKPGTGVVSARFRLDEMQLQDIRQRTAGGEKYLPELQVDIRDQAGDIVATVNKTLYVRRKKGR; the protein is encoded by the coding sequence ATGTTGAAACCTTCGCCGCGCCTGATCAAGACCATCATCAACCTGTGGCCGCCCTTTCTGGGAGCGGGCATCAAGGTTTGCCACATTGCCGCCGACTGGAAACAAGTTGATGTGCGCTTGCGGCTTGGTCTGACCAACCGCAATTATGTCGGCGTGCACTTCGGTGGCAGCCTGTATTCAATGACCGACCCGTTTTTCATGCTGATGCTGATACAGTCGCTCGGCCCGGACTATGTGGTGTGGGACAAGGCCGGCTCCATCGAATACCACAAGCCCGGCACCGGCGTGGTCAGCGCGCGCTTCCGCCTGGACGAGATGCAATTGCAGGACATCCGCCAACGTACCGCCGGCGGCGAGAAATATCTGCCGGAGCTGCAGGTTGATATCCGGGATCAGGCTGGCGATATTGTCGCCACCGTTAACAAAACGCTGTATGTAAGACGCAAGAAAGGCCGCTGA
- the trhA gene encoding PAQR family membrane homeostasis protein TrhA produces the protein MYYGERFNGISHLVGTVLAITGLISLVYVAAEQGDPWKIVSFSLYGSTLVLLYLISTLYHSARGRAKAILQKCDHSAIYLLIAGSYTPYCLVTLRGAWGWTLFGLSWGLAIFGIIQELTLGRRTRLLSMILYVVMGWLVVIAMQPLIAAMSWGGLFWLALGGLIYSVGIYWFLNDEKIRHGHGIWHLFVLGGSICQFVSVMFYVA, from the coding sequence ATGTATTACGGAGAGCGCTTCAACGGGATTTCCCACCTGGTGGGCACCGTGCTGGCCATTACCGGGCTGATCAGCCTGGTGTATGTGGCGGCAGAGCAGGGCGATCCCTGGAAAATTGTCAGCTTCAGCCTGTATGGTTCTACGCTGGTGCTGCTGTATCTGATTTCCACGCTGTATCACAGCGCCAGAGGACGGGCCAAGGCCATTTTGCAGAAGTGTGACCATTCGGCCATCTATTTGCTGATTGCCGGCAGCTACACGCCGTATTGTCTGGTCACCTTGCGTGGAGCCTGGGGCTGGACACTGTTCGGTCTGAGTTGGGGCCTGGCCATTTTCGGCATTATCCAGGAGTTGACACTGGGGCGGCGCACCCGGCTGCTGTCGATGATTCTGTATGTGGTGATGGGCTGGCTGGTGGTGATTGCCATGCAGCCGCTGATTGCCGCCATGTCCTGGGGCGGGCTGTTCTGGCTGGCCTTGGGCGGCCTGATTTACAGCGTGGGTATTTACTGGTTTCTCAATGACGAGAAAATCCGCCATGGCCACGGTATCTGGCACTTGTTTGTGCTGGGTGGCAGCATCTGCCAGTTTGTCAGTGTGATGTTTTACGTCGCCTGA
- a CDS encoding ArsR/SmtB family transcription factor: protein MLFNDDQIEQSSRAMKAMSHPLRLKIISVLGDQEVSVQDIVEQVGTSQSNISQHLAIMRDKGVLRTRKDANRVYYRVGDIRTLEVLKMMREVFCGFVD, encoded by the coding sequence TTGCTGTTCAACGATGACCAGATCGAACAGTCCTCGAGGGCGATGAAGGCAATGTCGCATCCCTTGCGGTTGAAGATCATTTCGGTACTGGGCGACCAGGAAGTCAGTGTGCAGGATATTGTGGAACAGGTGGGAACCTCGCAGAGCAATATCTCGCAACATCTGGCCATCATGCGCGACAAAGGTGTGCTGCGAACACGCAAGGATGCGAACCGGGTTTATTACCGCGTTGGCGATATCCGGACACTGGAAGTGCTCAAGATGATGCGTGAAGTATTCTGTGGTTTTGTCGACTGA
- the xseA gene encoding exodeoxyribonuclease VII large subunit: MNFNTSANDVISVSSLNRMARDLLESGLPPMWIGGEISNLTLAASGHAYFSLKDGGAQIRCVMFRHKLSLLPFRLAEGMQVELKGLVTLYEARGDFQINVDTMRSAGLGRLYEAFEKLKAKLNAEGLFDQARKRALPPHPRAIGIVTSPAAAALRDVVTTLARRMPGIPVILYPAQVQGEAAARQIATAIQQASTRQEVEVLIVCRGGGSIEDLWSFNEEIVARALAACSIPTVSGVGHETDFTICDFVADRRAPTPTAAAELVSPSQEQLRLQLEQGKRGLERALSRLLTDKSQRLDYLARRLAHPGDKLRRQALALTQACDRMQRGLDTLFSRRRWALQLASSRMQRHQPQLAQQQQHLARLAERMQRGISQTLDRQQQLLQRHHATLEAMNPEAVLSRGYAIVQKRDGQAVKSPQELLNQERVLLRLAEGITEAIIDHPQGAQPELPF; encoded by the coding sequence ATGAATTTCAATACCTCGGCCAACGACGTTATCAGTGTCTCCTCGCTTAACCGCATGGCGCGCGACCTGCTCGAATCGGGCCTGCCCCCCATGTGGATCGGCGGAGAAATATCCAATCTGACGCTGGCAGCCTCCGGTCACGCCTATTTCTCGCTCAAGGATGGCGGCGCACAAATACGCTGCGTCATGTTCCGTCACAAGCTGAGCCTGCTCCCCTTCCGCCTGGCCGAAGGCATGCAGGTGGAACTCAAAGGACTGGTCACCCTGTACGAAGCCCGCGGTGACTTCCAGATCAATGTCGATACCATGCGCTCGGCCGGACTGGGCCGACTGTACGAAGCATTTGAAAAGCTCAAAGCCAAGCTGAATGCCGAGGGTTTGTTCGATCAGGCCCGCAAGCGTGCCTTGCCGCCGCACCCACGCGCCATCGGCATCGTCACCTCTCCAGCAGCGGCAGCACTGCGCGATGTCGTCACCACCCTGGCTCGACGCATGCCTGGCATTCCCGTCATCCTCTACCCGGCACAGGTGCAGGGAGAAGCGGCCGCCCGGCAAATTGCCACCGCCATCCAGCAAGCCTCGACCCGGCAGGAAGTGGAAGTACTGATTGTCTGCCGGGGTGGCGGCAGCATCGAAGACTTGTGGTCATTCAACGAGGAGATCGTTGCCCGCGCCCTTGCCGCCTGCAGCATTCCCACCGTCAGCGGCGTTGGCCACGAAACCGATTTCACCATCTGCGACTTTGTTGCCGACCGCCGGGCCCCCACCCCGACGGCCGCTGCCGAGCTGGTTTCTCCCAGTCAGGAACAACTGCGGCTGCAACTGGAGCAAGGCAAGCGCGGGCTGGAGCGGGCCTTGTCCCGTCTGCTGACCGACAAGTCCCAACGACTGGACTATCTGGCCCGTCGTCTGGCACATCCCGGCGACAAGCTGCGCCGTCAGGCCCTAGCCCTGACCCAGGCCTGCGACCGTATGCAGCGCGGGCTGGACACCCTGTTCTCACGCCGGCGCTGGGCACTGCAACTGGCCAGCAGCCGCATGCAGCGGCACCAGCCACAGCTTGCCCAGCAGCAGCAACACCTTGCCCGCCTGGCCGAGCGCATGCAACGTGGCATCAGCCAGACGCTGGACCGACAACAGCAATTGCTACAGCGACATCACGCCACACTGGAGGCAATGAACCCGGAAGCGGTGCTCAGCCGTGGCTATGCCATTGTTCAAAAGCGCGACGGGCAGGCAGTTAAATCGCCACAAGAGTTGTTGAATCAGGAGAGAGTGCTGCTCCGTCTGGCCGAAGGCATCACCGAAGCCATCATCGATCATCCGCAAGGCGCGCAGCCAGAATTGCCATTCTGA
- a CDS encoding Trm112 family protein, giving the protein MDAKFLDILVCPLCKGPLVFDKAQQELICKGDRLAFPVGDGIPMMLETEARELPPEEEVK; this is encoded by the coding sequence ATGGACGCTAAATTTCTGGACATCCTGGTGTGCCCGCTGTGCAAGGGCCCGCTGGTATTCGACAAGGCCCAGCAGGAACTGATCTGCAAGGGCGATCGTCTGGCATTCCCGGTGGGGGACGGCATCCCGATGATGCTGGAAACCGAAGCGCGCGAACTGCCGCCGGAAGAAGAAGTAAAATGA
- the kdsB gene encoding 3-deoxy-manno-octulosonate cytidylyltransferase yields the protein MSGFAVVIPARMASSRLPGKPLADLAGKPMVVRVAEQAAKSAASQVVVATDHADILQACAAHGIAAVMTRVDHASGTDRLAEVAQQMQWDDAQIVVNVQGDEPLIDPALIDRLAALMAETKVPMATVAHPFHAAQDMFNPNVVKVVLDHAGRALYFSRAPIPYARDAFVHDTSVLPADLPVLRHIGMYAYQAGFLQTYSSLSPAPLEQFEALEQLRVLWHGYPIMVATVSEAPAAGVDTPEDLERVRAVLAGR from the coding sequence ATGAGCGGTTTTGCCGTCGTCATCCCTGCGCGCATGGCCTCCAGCCGTTTGCCGGGCAAGCCGCTGGCTGATCTGGCCGGCAAGCCCATGGTGGTGCGGGTGGCCGAGCAGGCGGCAAAAAGTGCAGCCAGCCAGGTGGTGGTGGCTACCGACCATGCCGATATCTTGCAAGCCTGTGCTGCACATGGCATCGCCGCGGTGATGACGCGTGTTGATCACGCCAGCGGCACCGACCGCCTGGCCGAGGTCGCACAGCAGATGCAGTGGGATGACGCGCAGATCGTGGTCAACGTTCAGGGCGATGAGCCCTTGATCGATCCGGCACTGATCGACCGCTTGGCCGCCCTGATGGCCGAGACCAAGGTGCCAATGGCCACCGTGGCCCACCCGTTTCATGCAGCACAAGATATGTTCAATCCCAATGTGGTCAAGGTTGTGCTGGACCATGCTGGGCGGGCCCTGTATTTCAGCCGGGCGCCCATTCCCTATGCCCGTGACGCGTTTGTACACGATACAAGCGTCTTGCCAGCCGACCTACCGGTCTTGCGGCACATCGGCATGTATGCCTATCAGGCAGGTTTTTTGCAGACTTACAGCTCATTGAGCCCGGCACCGCTGGAGCAGTTCGAAGCACTGGAACAGCTGCGCGTGCTGTGGCATGGCTACCCCATCATGGTGGCCACGGTGAGTGAAGCACCCGCGGCCGGCGTGGATACGCCGGAAGACTTGGAACGGGTGCGTGCCGTACTGGCCGGGCGCTGA
- the lpxK gene encoding tetraacyldisaccharide 4'-kinase codes for MSRISQRIERHWYQPTWWLTALLAPLEGLFALVSALRRTAYRLRLLRSHKLAVPVVVIGNINVGGVGKTPLTLSLLASLQAQGVRVGVVSRGYGGTHRQPRLVSADCSPELVGDEPLLLAASGAPVVVGRDRVAAGEWLLHCHPDLQLILTDDGLQHYRLARTLEVVVLDGGRGLGNGHLLPAGPLREPAARLASVDAVVVNGAASSLALPATLPCFQMRLSAERLVALADPARSRSVADFGAEPVLALAGIGHPERFFNTLQGLGFSLQHCLSFPDHHDFSAADLPAGDSPIIVTSKDAVKLRRVIHDAAQRARLWVLPVTAQLTPDLAGWLLSRLKIRHGR; via the coding sequence GTGAGTCGCATCAGTCAACGTATCGAACGCCACTGGTATCAACCTACTTGGTGGCTGACAGCCCTTCTGGCTCCGCTGGAAGGGCTGTTTGCACTGGTGTCGGCGCTGCGGCGCACGGCTTATCGCCTGCGACTGCTGCGCAGCCATAAGCTGGCGGTGCCGGTGGTGGTGATTGGCAACATCAATGTGGGTGGTGTCGGTAAAACACCGCTGACCTTGAGTCTGCTGGCCAGCTTGCAAGCCCAGGGCGTGCGGGTGGGGGTGGTGAGTCGTGGCTATGGCGGGACGCACCGGCAGCCAAGGTTGGTGAGTGCCGACTGTAGCCCGGAACTGGTGGGGGACGAGCCACTGCTGTTGGCTGCCAGTGGTGCACCGGTTGTGGTGGGACGGGACCGGGTTGCCGCCGGTGAATGGTTACTGCACTGCCATCCTGATTTGCAATTGATCCTGACCGATGACGGCCTGCAGCACTACCGGCTGGCCCGCACACTGGAAGTGGTGGTGCTGGACGGTGGGCGCGGTCTGGGCAATGGCCATTTGTTGCCGGCAGGCCCGCTGCGTGAGCCGGCCGCACGTCTTGCCAGCGTAGATGCGGTGGTGGTGAATGGCGCAGCCTCCTCCCTGGCACTGCCTGCCACTTTGCCATGCTTTCAGATGCGGCTGAGTGCAGAGCGCCTGGTGGCGCTGGCCGATCCGGCACGGAGTCGCAGCGTGGCGGATTTCGGTGCCGAGCCGGTGCTGGCATTGGCGGGTATCGGTCACCCCGAGCGTTTTTTCAACACCTTGCAAGGCCTGGGATTTTCGCTGCAGCACTGCCTCAGCTTTCCTGATCACCACGATTTCAGCGCGGCGGATTTGCCTGCTGGCGACAGCCCCATCATCGTCACCAGCAAAGATGCGGTGAAATTGCGGCGGGTGATTCATGATGCGGCGCAGCGTGCTAGACTATGGGTCTTGCCGGTTACGGCACAGCTGACGCCGGATCTGGCGGGCTGGCTACTTTCCCGATTGAAGATAAGACATGGACGCTAA